CCCACTTGATGGGTTAAGGCTCCCAGTAGACGACTGGGTTGATAGGCCAGATATGGAAGCCGGGTGACCGGTGGAGTTGACTGGTACTAATAGGCCGAGGGCTTGTCCTCAGGTGCTCGCGTCCACTGTGTTGGTTCTGAAGCAATGAACCGTCCGATCGCCCCCTTTGTGTGGGCTGGGTCCGGTTCAACTTCATAGTGTTTCGGTGGTTATAGCGTTAGGGAAACGCCCGGTTACATTTCGAACCCGGAAGCTAAGCCTTTCAGCGCCGATGGTACTGCAGGGGGGACCCTGTGGGAGAGTAGGACGCCGCCGAACAAATCTTCAAAAAGACCCCGATGGGAAATTCATTCCCATCGGGGTCTTTTTGTGCCCATGTCCACTACGCCCCGGTGCGGGGCCTGTGCGGGCCTACCGGTAGAGTCATGGAGCATCATCGGCCTGTTTCTCACGGGAGGCTCCCGGGTGGAGGTACAGGAGACACGCGTCCAGACGGATCGTGTGCTCACCATCCCGAACATCCTCAGCGCTGCGCGCCTCGTCGGCGTGCCGCTTTTCCTGTGGCTGATCCTCCGGCCCGAGTTCGGCGGGCCCAACAGCGACGGCTGGGCGCTGCTGGTACTGGCGCTCAGCGGTATCAGCGACTATCTCGACGGGAAGCTGGCCCGTCGCTGGAACCAGATCAGCCGTCTCGGCCGGCTTCTCGACCCGGCGGCCGACCGCCTCTACATACTGTCGACTCTTGTCGGTCTCACCTGGCGCGAGATCCTGCCCCTCTGGCTCACCGCGGCCCTTCTCGCGCGAGAGCTGGTCCTGCTGGTGATGGTGGGCATCCTCCGGCGCCATGGCTATCCGCCGCCGCAGGTGAACTTCCTCGGCAAGGCGGCCACCTTCAACCTGATGTACGCCTTCCCGTTGCTCCTTCTGAGTGAGGGAAGTGGCGGGCTTCACACGACCGCCGC
This genomic interval from Streptomyces asiaticus contains the following:
- a CDS encoding CDP-alcohol phosphatidyltransferase family protein, which codes for MEVQETRVQTDRVLTIPNILSAARLVGVPLFLWLILRPEFGGPNSDGWALLVLALSGISDYLDGKLARRWNQISRLGRLLDPAADRLYILSTLVGLTWREILPLWLTAALLARELVLLVMVGILRRHGYPPPQVNFLGKAATFNLMYAFPLLLLSEGSGGLHTTAAIFGWAFAGWGTTLYWWAGVLYVVQVRRLVKADTAAD